The sequence TTTCGAGGTGCTCGCCGAAGGACTCCCCATCGGCCTCGGCAGCTACGCCCAATGGGATCGTCGCCTCGAGGGTCCTTTGTCGCAGGCGTTGATGTCGCTCAACGCCATCAAGGGCGTCGAGGTCGGCTACGGCTTCCGCGGCGCCGGCGTGCCGGGCTCGCGGGCCCACGACGCCTACGAGCCGAAAGGCAGGAAGGTCGCCTACCGTTCGAACCGTTCCGGCGGCCTCGACGGAGGCATGACGACGGGGCAGACCTTGGTCCTGCGCGCGGCGATGAAGCCGATCGCCACCTTGATGAAGCCGCTCGACTCCGTCGACCTGCGCACGATGAAGCCCGCGAAGGCCCACGTCGAGCGCTCCGACGCCTGCGCGGTGCCCGCCGCGGCCGTGATCGGCGAGTCTTTGGTCTGCCTGGTCCTCGCCGACGCGGTGCTGGCGAAGTTCGGCGGCGATTCGATGGCGGAGATCCTCCCGAGGCTCAAGGCGTGGCGCGGATGAGGCCGACGATCTATCTCACCGGGTTCATGGGCACGGGCAAGTCCGCCGTCGGCAAGGAGCTCGCCCGGCTCCTGCGCCGGCCGTTCATCGACCTGGACCTGTCCATCGAGCGCGAGGCGGGCTCGAGCGTCGCCTCGCTGTTCGCGCGTCGCGGGGAGACCGCCTTCCGCAGGCTCGAGCGCAGGGCCTTGCTCCGGGCCGCGAGGCGGCGGGGCGTCGTCGTGGCCCTCGGCGGCGGGACCTTGCTCGACCCGCGCCACCGGGCGCTCGTGATGAAAGGCTACCTCGTGACCTTGTCCTGCTCCCGCGCGGAGCTGGTGCGCCGCCTCGGCCCGTCGCGGGCGTCCCGGCCGCTCCTGGCCGGCGGCTCGCTGAGCGCGCGCGTGGGCCGGCTCCTCGCCGAGCGCCGCGGCGCCTACGAAGGCTCGCACTGCAAGGTCTCGACCACCGTCAACTCGCCCAAGGACGCGGCCATGATCATCGCCCGGAGGATCCCATGAGCGTCGAGAAGCTGTTCGTCGAGCCCGGCGCGCGCCTGAGCGCGCGCGCCTGGACGCGCGGCCTGGCCCCGTCGGGCCGCGTCGCGCTGGTCTCCGAGGCGGGGGCGTGGCGCCGCTTCGGCCCCGGCGTCGAGAGGTCGCTCAAGCGCGCCGGGCTCAAGGTCCATCGCCACCTTCTCCCTTCGGGGGAAGCGGCCAAGAGCTGGGACTCCGTCTCGGACCTGCTGACCTCGATGCTCTCCGCCGGCCTGGGGCGGGACTCCGCGATCGTCGCGCTCGGCGGCGGCTCCGTCACCGACGCGGCCGGCTTCGCGGCCGCGATCTATCAGCGGGGGATCCCGTGGGTCAGCGTGCCGACGACCTTGCTCGGCCAGCTCGACAGCGGGCTCGGCGGCAAGACCGGGATCAACCTCGCCGGCGGCAAGAACCTCGCCGGCTGCTTCCATCGCCCCCGCGCCGTGGTGTGCGATCCCGAGGTCCTCGCGAGCCTTCCGCCCCGCGAGCGGGTCTCCGGCTTCGGGGAGGCGCTCAAGTACGGGCTGGTGTTCGAGCCGGCGATCTGGGCCCTGATCACGGGGAACTGGGACGCGCTGATGGCCGGCGATCCCGTCCTGACCGGCAAGGTCGTGGAGCGCTGCGCCGCGTGGAAGCGCCGGATCGTCGACAGCGACGAGCGCGAGACCGAGGGCCCGCGGGAGCTCCTCAATTTCGGCCACACCCTCGGCCACGCGCTCGAGTCGGCGTCGGGCCTGGGCGCCCTGCGCCACGGGGAGGCCGTCATCTGGGGCATGCGCGCCGCCCTGCGCCTGTCCCACCGCTGCTCGGGCCTCAAGGCCTCGTTCGCCGCCGAGGCGGAGCGTTTCCTGGCGACCTTGCCGGTGCCTCTGCCGCGCCGCGTCGAGCCGCGCCGCCTGCTGGAGCTGGCCCGCCGCGACAAGAAGGCCCGCGGCGGCCGCGCCCGCTTCGTGCTCCTGCGGGCGCCGGGGCGGCCGGTGACGGCCTTCGTGTCGGACAAGGAGATTCTGCGCGCCGTGCGGGGGATACTGTGAAGAACATCCTCGTCCTGAACGGCCCCAACCTGAACCTCCTGGGCGAGCGCGAGCCCGAGACCTACGGCACGATGACCTTGTCCCAGCTCAACGCGAAGCTGTCCGTCTACGCCCGGAAGAAGGGCGCGGCGCTGCGCGCCCGCCAATCCAACCACGAGGGCGAGCTGATCGACATCCTCCACGCGCATCGCAAGTGGGCGGCGGGGATCGTGTTCAACCCCGGCGCGTACAGCCATTACAGCTACGCCCTGCGCGACGCGGTCGCCGCGATCCTCGTGCCGACGATCGAGGTGCACCTGTCGAACATCAAGAAGCGCGAGCCCTTCCGCCGCGTCTCGGTGATCGAGCCGGCCTGCGTGGGCCAGCTGTACGGCAAGGGCAGCGCGTCCTATTTCACGGCGATCGACATGCTGCTCAAGAAGAAATGAGCTGTTTCCGGAAACAGTCGAATGGCTAAGCCTCTCTCCGTCGTCAGGATAAGCCTCGGCCTCAAGGGGCTCGACCCCGCGTCATGCCTCGAGCGCCTCGCCGGGGCGGACGGGCGCGGCTATCTGATCGAGAAGGTCGAGGACGGGCGGCGGAGGGCGTGGATCGGCGTGCAGCCCTTCGAGACTTTGCGCGTGATCAAGGGGCGCGTGTATTCGGTCACCGCGCGGCGGAGGAAGAAGATCCCCGGCGAGCCGTTCGAGGTCATCGGCAAGCGGCTCGCGAAGCTCCGCGGCCGCGGCGGCCGCCCGTTCGACGCCGGCGCGGTCGGTCTGCTCGACTACGAGATGATCCGCCACCTGGAGCCGGTGAAGATGAACGCCGAGGCCGCCGAGGGCTTCATGATGCTGTTCAACGCCGCGGTGGTCGTCGAGGACGGCCGGGCGAGCCTGACCGCGCTCGCCGCCGGGGCGGGCGGGCGGCGCCGGGCCAAGGCCCTCGCGGCGGAGCTGCGGAAGGTCCTGCGCGGAGCGGGCCCCGTCCCCGTCCCGCCGCCGTCGAGGCGCCTCCTGCCCGTCGAGGCCGAGCGCGGCCGCGCGCGCTACCTCAAGAGCGTGGCGAGGATCAAGGACCACATCCTCGCCGGGGACGTGTTCCAGGCCGTCGTGTCGGACGGCTTCCGCGCCCGCGCCGGCGGCGGCCCGTTCGCCGTCTACCGCGCGGTGCGCGCGGCCAACGTGACGCCCTACGGCTTCCTCCTGCTCGACGGCGGCCGCGCCTGGATCGGCGCCTCGCCCGAGCGCCTGGTGCGCGTGGTCGGCGGCGTCGCTCGAAACTGCCCGATCGCCGGCACCCGCCCGCGCGGCCGCTCGCGGGCCCAGGACAGGCGCCTGGAGGCCGAGATGCGGGCCAGCGGGAAGGAATGCGCCGAGCACCTGATGCTCGTGGACCTCGCGCGCAACGACCTGGGCCGCGTCTGCGCCCCCGGCTCGGTGAAGGTCGAGAAGTTCATGGTCACGCGCCGCTTCTCCAACGTCATGCACCTGGTCAGCGAGGTCGAGGGGCGCCTCGACGAGGGCAAGACCGCCTGGGACGCGCTCGTCGCCTCCTTCCCCGCCGGGACGGTCAGCGGCGCGCCGAAGGTGCGGGCGATGGAGATCATCGCGGGGCTCGAGCGCGCGCCGCGGGGCTACTACGCGGGGGCGGTGGTGCAGGCCGACTTCGCGGGGAACCTGGACTCGTGCCTGGCGATACGATCCCTCGAGCTCGAGGGCGATCGAGTCCGCCTACAGGCGGGCGCGGGCATCGTCGCGGATTCGAGCCCGGCGGCGGAGTGGAACGAGGTGATGGACAAGCTCGCGGGCTTGCGCAGGGCGTTGGGAGGATTGGGGAAATGATCCTCTTGCTCGATAATTACGATTCGTTCACCTACAACCTCTACCAGGCCGTGAGGCTCTTGAAGCACGACTGCAAGGTGGTGAGGAACGATTCGTTGTCGATCAAAAAATTCCTGGCATTGAAGCCGAAGGGAATCATACTCTCTCCCGGCCCGGGGCGGCCCGAGGACGCCGGAATACTTCTGGAGCTCGTCAAGAAGGTCCCAGCGACGATCCCTGTTCTGGGGGTTTGCCTAGGCCATCAAGCGATAGCCCTCGCGAACGGCGGGCTCGTCATCCGCGCCAAACGGCTTATGCACGGAAAAACGTGCGTGATCACTCACGACGGCCAAGGCCTTTTCCGAGGATTGCCTAAACGCCTCACCGTGGCGCGCTATCACAGTCTTGTGGCCGCGGAACCTCTGCCGAAGAACATGGTCGTCACGGCGCGCGGAGAAGACGGCTCGTTGATGGGTTTACGCCTTTTGGACCGTCCCGTGGAGGGAGTCCAATTCCACCCGGAGTCGGTGGCTACTCCTCTGGGCCTGAAGATGCTCTCGAACTTCCTCGCTTCCGCGAGGTAGGGAGTGTCAGGCCTGACAATTCGACAGTTTCTTATCCCGCCGCGGGGGCGGAATTGGCCGAATTGTCAGGCCTGACACCGAAGTGTCTGCGCTTCACGAGCGCTAACCCGACGCCGCCCATGATCAGGGCGATGCCGAGGCCGGCGTTGGCGTTGAGGCGTTCTCCCAGCACGACCCAGCCCAGCAGGATCGCCACGACCGGGAATATCAGCGTGATCATGCTCACCTGCGTCGCCGGCAGGGCGTGGATCAGCTTGTAGTACGAGAGGAAGGCGACGACGGTGCCGAGGATCGCGAGGTAGAGGATCGCCCCGACGTTCGCCGGCGTCCAGGTCACGGCCGCGCCGCGCTCGAAGAGGAGGCTCAGGCCCAGGATGAGGGCCGCGCCGAGCGTCATGGACCAGGCGTTGAGCACGCGCGCGTCGTCCTTCTTCGACCAGAGGCTTTGGGCGACGAGGTTCCCCGCGGCGCCCACGCTCGAGACGAACGCGGCCAGCAGCCCCAGGCCGTCGGCCGAGGCGACGCCGCCCTGCGGCCAGAACAGGACGATCACGCCGGCGATGCCGGCGACGATGCCCGCGGCCTTGCGGCGGGTCAAGGTCTCGGTGCGCGAGACGAAGGCGGTGAGCAGCGCCGTGATCAGCGGCGCCACCGCGCACAGGACGGCGACGAGGCCGCTGGCGACCCGCGTCTCGGCCCAGTACACGAGGGAGTAGCAGATGCCGAAGCCGAGCGCGCCGGCCGTCAGGGCCGCGCGCCGTCCGCGCGGCGTCAGGCGGGGGGAGAGGCCGGCGAAGAACACCAGCCCCCACAGGATCGCCGCCGCGAGCGAGAAGCGCAGGCCGGCGCCGAGGAACGGCGGCACGCCCTCGAGGCCGATCTTGATCGCGAGCCAGGTCGAGCCCCAGATCAGGCAGACGAGGCCGTAGAGGGCGGGGATCATCTCGCCGAGTCGGCGGCCAGGCGTCCGAGCAGGGCGACCGCGCGCTCGATCTGGGGGTTCCAGTGCGAGCAGTTCAGCCGCATCGCGTCGCGGAAGCGCCCGGTCGCGGAGAACAGAGGACCCGGCGCCATCACCACGCCGGCGCGGCGGGCGCGGTCGTACAGCGCGAGCGTGTCGGCCTTGCCGGGAAGCTCCGCCCACAGGACGAAGCCGCCGCGCGGGTTCGACAGGCGCGTGCCCTCCGGAAAGCTCGAGGCGACGGCGCGCCGCATCAAGGCGGTGGTGCGGGCGTAGGCGGCGCGGATGCGGCGCAGGTGCCGGTCGTAGCCGCCGTTGGCGAGGATGTCGGCGACCGCGAGCTGCGGGAGGCAGGCCGTCGAGACGTTGGACACCATCTTGAAGCGCTCGACCTTCGCGCGCCAGCGTCCCGGGATGATCCAGCCGACGCGGTAGCCGGGGGCCATCGTCTTCGAGACCGAGGAGCAGTAGATCACGCCGCCGTCGCGGTCGTAGGCCTTCGCCGCCTTGGGGCGGTCGAGGCCGTCGTGCGGCAGGTCGCCGTACACGTCGTCCTCGATGAGGGGGATCTTGCGGGCGGCGAGCAGCTCGACGAGCGCCTTCTTGTTCGCCTCGGGCATCAGGGCGCCGAGGGGGTTCGAGAAGGTCGGCGTTGAGATCACGGCCTTAATCTTGTGGCGCCCGAACGCGCGCTTGAGGGCGTCGAGGCACATCCCGTCGCGCGCCTCGCTGGCGATCTCCACGATCTTGAGGCCGTGCATCTCGAGGGCCTGGAGCGTGCCGAAGAAGGCGGGAGACTCGACGGCCACGATGTCGCCGGGGGCGCACACCGCGTGAAGGGCCAGGTTCAGCGCCTCCTGGGCGCCGGTGGTCGCGATGAGGTCCTCGGGGCCGACGGCGACGCCGGCCTTGAACATGCGCTTGGCCACCTGCTCGCGCAGCACGGAGCAACCGGCGGGGAGATCGTAGGAGTTGCTCTGGAAGCGCCGCAGGCGCCCCAGCCGGGCGATGCTGCGCGCGAGCTTGGCCGTCGGCAGGAGGTCGGGGTGCGGGAGCGCGGCCCCGATCTGGATCAGCCTGGGGTCGTGCGTGTCGTGCATGTAGCGCAAGGTGAGCTCGCCGATCGCGACGGACGCGGCGGCGGGCGACGGCTCGCTGCGGACCGGCTCGGCCGGACCGAGGGCGGCGGTGCGGACGTAGTAGCCCGACTGGGGGCGCGACTCGACCAGGCCGCGGTCCTCGAGCACGCGGTAGGCGGACAGCACCGAGGACACGCTCGCCGACTTGGAGCGCGACAACTCGCGCACGGACGGAATCCGGTCGCCGGGACGCAAGGTCCCGGCGTCGATGAGGCCGGCGATCTCGCCGGCGAGGGATTGGTAGAGGGTGGGGGCGGCGGGCATTCTGATGATTGTAAACCGGCTCGTGCGGCGCGTCCCGGCACAGGCCCGCGCATCGGCGATAAGCACAGTCTACCATAAATAAAACTGTTATGGTCACAATTAAGTAAACCTGAATCTGTGCTTCAGCGTCCGGAGGCGCTACACTGTGAGCATGACCAATTTAACTTTGACGAAAGGCCAGATGTGGACTCCAGCCGTCTCCGGGAAGCTGACCGTGCGCGGCGTGTCCGGTAAGGGTTGGGCGACGATCGAGGGGGACTCCCGGGACTTCGTCCTGGACAAGGCCCACAAGTT is a genomic window of Elusimicrobiota bacterium containing:
- a CDS encoding PLP-dependent aminotransferase family protein — encoded protein: MPAAPTLYQSLAGEIAGLIDAGTLRPGDRIPSVRELSRSKSASVSSVLSAYRVLEDRGLVESRPQSGYYVRTAALGPAEPVRSEPSPAAASVAIGELTLRYMHDTHDPRLIQIGAALPHPDLLPTAKLARSIARLGRLRRFQSNSYDLPAGCSVLREQVAKRMFKAGVAVGPEDLIATTGAQEALNLALHAVCAPGDIVAVESPAFFGTLQALEMHGLKIVEIASEARDGMCLDALKRAFGRHKIKAVISTPTFSNPLGALMPEANKKALVELLAARKIPLIEDDVYGDLPHDGLDRPKAAKAYDRDGGVIYCSSVSKTMAPGYRVGWIIPGRWRAKVERFKMVSNVSTACLPQLAVADILANGGYDRHLRRIRAAYARTTALMRRAVASSFPEGTRLSNPRGGFVLWAELPGKADTLALYDRARRAGVVMAPGPLFSATGRFRDAMRLNCSHWNPQIERAVALLGRLAADSAR
- a CDS encoding 3-dehydroquinate synthase, which codes for MSVEKLFVEPGARLSARAWTRGLAPSGRVALVSEAGAWRRFGPGVERSLKRAGLKVHRHLLPSGEAAKSWDSVSDLLTSMLSAGLGRDSAIVALGGGSVTDAAGFAAAIYQRGIPWVSVPTTLLGQLDSGLGGKTGINLAGGKNLAGCFHRPRAVVCDPEVLASLPPRERVSGFGEALKYGLVFEPAIWALITGNWDALMAGDPVLTGKVVERCAAWKRRIVDSDERETEGPRELLNFGHTLGHALESASGLGALRHGEAVIWGMRAALRLSHRCSGLKASFAAEAERFLATLPVPLPRRVEPRRLLELARRDKKARGGRARFVLLRAPGRPVTAFVSDKEILRAVRGIL
- a CDS encoding DUF2917 domain-containing protein; translation: MTNLTLTKGQMWTPAVSGKLTVRGVSGKGWATIEGDSRDFVLDKAHKFSFPAAAGLVVQAVEDMEFCFEAE
- a CDS encoding anthranilate synthase component I family protein translates to MAKPLSVVRISLGLKGLDPASCLERLAGADGRGYLIEKVEDGRRRAWIGVQPFETLRVIKGRVYSVTARRRKKIPGEPFEVIGKRLAKLRGRGGRPFDAGAVGLLDYEMIRHLEPVKMNAEAAEGFMMLFNAAVVVEDGRASLTALAAGAGGRRRAKALAAELRKVLRGAGPVPVPPPSRRLLPVEAERGRARYLKSVARIKDHILAGDVFQAVVSDGFRARAGGGPFAVYRAVRAANVTPYGFLLLDGGRAWIGASPERLVRVVGGVARNCPIAGTRPRGRSRAQDRRLEAEMRASGKECAEHLMLVDLARNDLGRVCAPGSVKVEKFMVTRRFSNVMHLVSEVEGRLDEGKTAWDALVASFPAGTVSGAPKVRAMEIIAGLERAPRGYYAGAVVQADFAGNLDSCLAIRSLELEGDRVRLQAGAGIVADSSPAAEWNEVMDKLAGLRRALGGLGK
- the aroQ gene encoding type II 3-dehydroquinate dehydratase, which encodes MKNILVLNGPNLNLLGEREPETYGTMTLSQLNAKLSVYARKKGAALRARQSNHEGELIDILHAHRKWAAGIVFNPGAYSHYSYALRDAVAAILVPTIEVHLSNIKKREPFRRVSVIEPACVGQLYGKGSASYFTAIDMLLKKK
- a CDS encoding shikimate kinase, which encodes MRPTIYLTGFMGTGKSAVGKELARLLRRPFIDLDLSIEREAGSSVASLFARRGETAFRRLERRALLRAARRRGVVVALGGGTLLDPRHRALVMKGYLVTLSCSRAELVRRLGPSRASRPLLAGGSLSARVGRLLAERRGAYEGSHCKVSTTVNSPKDAAMIIARRIP
- a CDS encoding aminodeoxychorismate/anthranilate synthase component II; translation: MILLLDNYDSFTYNLYQAVRLLKHDCKVVRNDSLSIKKFLALKPKGIILSPGPGRPEDAGILLELVKKVPATIPVLGVCLGHQAIALANGGLVIRAKRLMHGKTCVITHDGQGLFRGLPKRLTVARYHSLVAAEPLPKNMVVTARGEDGSLMGLRLLDRPVEGVQFHPESVATPLGLKMLSNFLASAR
- a CDS encoding EamA family transporter produces the protein MIPALYGLVCLIWGSTWLAIKIGLEGVPPFLGAGLRFSLAAAILWGLVFFAGLSPRLTPRGRRAALTAGALGFGICYSLVYWAETRVASGLVAVLCAVAPLITALLTAFVSRTETLTRRKAAGIVAGIAGVIVLFWPQGGVASADGLGLLAAFVSSVGAAGNLVAQSLWSKKDDARVLNAWSMTLGAALILGLSLLFERGAAVTWTPANVGAILYLAILGTVVAFLSYYKLIHALPATQVSMITLIFPVVAILLGWVVLGERLNANAGLGIALIMGGVGLALVKRRHFGVRPDNSANSAPAAG